The proteins below come from a single Falco peregrinus isolate bFalPer1 chromosome Z, bFalPer1.pri, whole genome shotgun sequence genomic window:
- the RFK gene encoding riboflavin kinase, with the protein MKHLPYFCRGEVVKGFGRGSKELGIPTANFSDQVVESFPSDISTGIYYGWACVGNGDVHKMVLSIGWNPFYKNIKKSVETHIIHTFKEDFYGEILSIVIIGYIRPEKNFDSLEALISAIQEDIEEAKRQLDLPEHLKLKEDNFFNLPEHKIVNNH; encoded by the exons ATGAAGCACCTGCCCTACTTCTGCCGCGGAGAGGTGGTGAAGGGCTTCGGCAGAGGCTCCAAGGAGCTGGGCATCCCCACCG CTAACTTTTCTGACCAAGTAGTTGAAAGCTTTCCGTCTGATATCTCTACTGGTATATACTATGGATGGGCCTGTGTTGGAAATGGAGATGTGCATAAAATGGTTTTGAGCATAGGATGGAATCCTTTCTATAAGAATATTAAGAAATCAGTG GAAACACACATTATCCATACCTTCAAAGAAGACTTTTACGGAGAAATTCTTAGTATAGTCATAATTGGATATATTCGACCGGAAAAAAACTTTGATTCCTTAG aggcgCTCATTTCAGCAATTCAAGAAGACAttgaagaagcaaaaagacaGCTAGATTTACCAGAACATCTTAAACTCAAAGAAGATAACTTCTTTAATCTGCCAGAACACAAAATAGTGAACAACCACTGA